A region from the Dendropsophus ebraccatus isolate aDenEbr1 chromosome 1, aDenEbr1.pat, whole genome shotgun sequence genome encodes:
- the DNAJB1 gene encoding dnaJ homolog subfamily B member 1 codes for MGKDYYKTLGLSKGASEEDIKKAYRKQALKYHPDKNKDPGAEERFKEIAEAYDVLSDPKKREIFDKYGEEGLKGVPGGGGGGGGPNGPSFSYTFHGDPHAMFAEFFGGRNPFDSFFARGEDDMDTEDPFSGFGMGGMGGFGHLGGFPRAAPGRREAMPKKQDPPVVRELPVSLEEIFTGCTKKMKISHKRVGPDGRSVHNEDKILTIQVKKGWKEGTKITFPKEGDETPNIIPADIVFVLKDKPHSVYKRDSSNVIYTAKISLREALCGCSVNVPTLDGRTIPIVSKDIINPGTKRRIHGEGLPLPKAPDQRGDLIVEFDIRFPERLPAASRETLQRILPA; via the exons ATGGGCAAAGATTACTACAAGACTCTTGGCTTGTCCAAGGGGGCCTCGGAGGAAGACATCAAGAAGGCGTACAGGAAGCAAGCCCTGAAGTATCATCCCGATAAGAACAAGGATCCCGGGGCTGAGGAGCGCTTTAAGGAGATCGCTGAGGCCTACGACGTGCTGAGCGACCCTAAGAAGAGGGAGATATTCGACAAGTATGGCGAGGAGG GACTGAAAGGAGTCCCGGGAGGTGGAGGAGGCGGTGGCGGTCCCAATGGTCCTTCCTTCAGCTACACCTTCCATGGAGATCCTCACGCCATGTTTGCAGAGTTCTTTGGGGGCCGGAATCCCTTTGATTCCTTCTTTGCAAGGGGAGAGGATGACATGGACACAGAGGACCCCTTCTCGGGGTTCGGCATGGGCGGTATGGGCGGCTTTGGCCATTTAGGTGGCTTCCCCAGAGCTGCCCCTGGACGTCGTGAGGCGATGCCCAAGAAGCAGGACCCTCCGGTGGTCAGGGAGCTGCCGGTTTCTCTAGAAGAAATCTTCACCGGTTGCACCAAAAAGATGAAGATCTCTCACAAACGTGTGGGACCAGATGGAAGGAGCGTCCACAACGAGGACAAGATCCTCACCATCCAGGTGAAGAAGGGCTGGAAGGAGGGCACCAAGATCACCTTCCCCAAAGAGGGCGATGAGACGCCCAACATCATCCCGGCAGATATCGTGTTTGTGCTGAAGGATAAGCCGCATTCTGTGTACAAGAGAGATTCATCCAATGTCATCTACACGGCAAAGATCAGCCTGCGAGAG GCTCTCTGCGGCTGCTCCGTTAACGTCCCCACCCTCGACGGTCGCACCATTCCAATTGTCAGCAAAGACATCATCAACCCAGGGACCAAGCGGAGAATTCACGGAGAAGGACTCCCACTCCCCAAAGCCCCCGATCAGCGGGGGGATCTCATAGTGGAGTTTGACATACGATTTCCTGAACGTCTGCCAGCAGCTTCTCGGGAAACACTACAGCGGATCCTGCCTGCATAA